The Candidatus Mesenet endosymbiont of Agriotes lineatus region CCTTCAGAAAGTGGGAATATATTCACAAGAGATCTACCACGTGCAGTTGGCTCAGCCAATGGTAGTTTGTAAACCTTGAGCTTATATACCCTACCAATATTAGAAAAAAATAGAACACTAGTATGGGTGTTCACAACAAACAATTTTGTAGTGACATCCTCTTCCTTAACTGCTTGCCCTAATTTGCCCTTACCACCTCGCCTTTGAGTTCTATAATGTAAAAGCTTTACTCGTTTTATGTAGCCGTTCATTGTAACAGTAACTACCATATCTTCTTGTGGTATTAAGTCTTCAGCTTCATATTCAACATTGCCTTCTTCTATTACAGTCCTTCTTGGCTGAGCAAATTTTGTTTTAATCTCTTGTAGATTTAATTTTATCGCCTCCATCAACTTTTCTTCTGAACCTAAAAAGGCAATATATTCTTTAATAAGATCAAGCATGAGCTTAAGTTCATGTTCCAGCTTTTCCTTTTCAAGCCCTGTTAAACGTTGCAGCTTCATATCTAAAATAGCTTTAGCTTGAGCTTCAGTTAATTGGTAATATGAATCTTTTTGAAAAGGGTCTGAATCAGTAATAAGTTTTATCATCTCTCTTATCTCAGCAGAGGTATTCCATTTCTTTTTTAGCAGCAGCTGACACGCCTCTGCTGGATCTTTAGCACAACGGATTATTGATATAACCTCATCGATATTTAAAACTGCAACGTAAAGTCCTATAAAAATATGAGCTTTTTCTCTTGTTTTTTTTAGTCTAAATTTAGTTCTTCTAATCAATACTTCTTTTCTAAATTCAATAAAAGCTGCTATCATTTCCTTTATTGACGCCAGTATTGGTGCATTGCCATGAAGTACATTCATGTTTATACTAAATCTACTACGCAAGTCAGTTAGAACAAATATTTGGTTTAATATAAATTCAGTAGAAGCATTTCTTTTTAGCTCTATTACAACTCTAATGCCTGATTTATCAGATTCATCTCTAATATCTACAATATCTTCAACTTTCTTTTCTTTTACTAGTTCAACGATTTTCGTAACTAATTTTGCTTTATTTACTTGATAAGGAATCTCATCGATAACAATTGCCTGTTTTTCCTGAGGCAAGTCTTCAATATGAGTTTTGCCCTGTACAGTAATTATCCCCCTACCAGTGGTGAACGCTGACCTTATAGCAGTTTTGCCCAAAATAACCCCACCAGTAGGGAAATCTGGTCCTGGCATAACAGCCAGTATATTCTCAACAGTAATTTCAGGATTATCTATATATAGCAAGCAGGCACCGATAACCTCCCCTAAGTTATGGGTAGGAATATTGGTTGCTATGCCAACAGCAATACCTTCTGTACCATTTACAAGTAAATTTGGAAACTCAGCTGGCAGGACTATAGGCTCAGATTCATTACCATCATAATTAGGACGAAAATCAACTGTATCTTCATTTATATCATTTACTAAATAGTGAGTTATCTTTTGAAAACGAGCTTCAGTATATCTCATCGCTGCTGGAGGATCATCATCAATTGAGCCCCAGTTACCTTGTCCATCAACTAAAGGATGCAGAATAGAAAAGTCTTGAGCCATTCTAGCCATAGCATCATAAATTGCTGCATCCCCATGTGGATGGTATTTACCCATCACATCACCTACAATTCTTGCTGACTTGCGATAAGGCTTACCGTAATCAAAACCAGCTTTATGCATTGCATATAAGATTCTTCTATGTACTGGTTTTAAGCCATCACGAATATCAGGTAGTGCACGCCCCATAATTACGCTCATAGCGTAAGAGAGGTAAGATTCTTCTAATTCTTTCTCTATTGAAACTGTGATGATATTATCAGCCATTTTCCTTAACTATTTAAAGATTAAATTTAAACGTTAAAACCCATAA contains the following coding sequences:
- the gyrA gene encoding DNA topoisomerase (ATP-hydrolyzing) subunit A; this translates as MADNIITVSIEKELEESYLSYAMSVIMGRALPDIRDGLKPVHRRILYAMHKAGFDYGKPYRKSARIVGDVMGKYHPHGDAAIYDAMARMAQDFSILHPLVDGQGNWGSIDDDPPAAMRYTEARFQKITHYLVNDINEDTVDFRPNYDGNESEPIVLPAEFPNLLVNGTEGIAVGIATNIPTHNLGEVIGACLLYIDNPEITVENILAVMPGPDFPTGGVILGKTAIRSAFTTGRGIITVQGKTHIEDLPQEKQAIVIDEIPYQVNKAKLVTKIVELVKEKKVEDIVDIRDESDKSGIRVVIELKRNASTEFILNQIFVLTDLRSRFSINMNVLHGNAPILASIKEMIAAFIEFRKEVLIRRTKFRLKKTREKAHIFIGLYVAVLNIDEVISIIRCAKDPAEACQLLLKKKWNTSAEIREMIKLITDSDPFQKDSYYQLTEAQAKAILDMKLQRLTGLEKEKLEHELKLMLDLIKEYIAFLGSEEKLMEAIKLNLQEIKTKFAQPRRTVIEEGNVEYEAEDLIPQEDMVVTVTMNGYIKRVKLLHYRTQRRGGKGKLGQAVKEEDVTTKLFVVNTHTSVLFFSNIGRVYKLKVYKLPLAEPTARGRSLVNIFPLSEGETITNVMPLPQETDNQNLNIIFATAYGNIRRNALSDFEYVQSNGKIAILLSEGDKLISVEVCKEDDHVFLSTKTGKSIRFSASNVRQFKSRTSDGVRAIKLQQEDSVISMSVLNGYAEVSDMKDSNDIDLGIEDNSDIDSDAEGDMQDITESSDKVGMTSEIRNMYLKVPLTKRIEAAKNMEAAGSTKKLIDELGLKQETFMNMAINEQLILSVTENGFGKRTSSYEYRVTRRGGVGITNILTTKRNGKVVASFSVEHTDNIMLITDRGKLIRIEVNDIRVAGRSTQGVILFKTEPNEKVVSVAKVVDAESPSIEDLELNI